The following are from one region of the Rosistilla carotiformis genome:
- a CDS encoding IS1/IS1595 family N-terminal zinc-binding domain-containing protein: MIAPCEHENRKKHGKDRYGNQRFRCKNCGQTFQEDRIRPIGTMQVDLDRACMALSMLLEGMSIRGTARITNIDQNTIGNLILTAGEQCGRLLDSISGVSVTDIQIDEIWTFVGMKQRTANLRNLGDDSSVGDSWTYIAVERHTKMVLAHHAGRRDTNDTNVFLGKVRRAIDASAPFQVSTDGLSNYRYGVPFALGSNANFGMLIKKYAAQQQETRYSPAAIIGAEKKSVFGSPDPDSICTSHIETLNQKIRMHLRRFTRLTAGHSKSVEHHVAMQNIFFAWYNWCRKHHTLRQTPAMECGIAMTKWSIRELLESSATC; this comes from the coding sequence GTGATTGCGCCATGTGAGCATGAAAATCGGAAGAAACACGGCAAAGACCGATACGGAAACCAGCGTTTCCGCTGCAAAAACTGCGGGCAGACTTTCCAAGAAGACCGCATTCGCCCCATCGGCACCATGCAAGTCGACCTAGACCGGGCGTGCATGGCGTTGTCAATGCTGCTTGAGGGCATGAGCATCCGTGGAACCGCACGAATCACGAACATCGATCAGAACACGATCGGGAATCTGATCCTGACCGCTGGCGAGCAATGCGGGCGACTGCTTGATTCAATCTCGGGTGTCAGCGTCACTGACATTCAGATTGACGAAATTTGGACGTTTGTCGGCATGAAGCAGCGAACCGCGAACCTTCGCAACTTGGGCGATGATTCGAGTGTGGGCGACAGTTGGACTTATATCGCCGTTGAGCGGCACACGAAGATGGTTCTTGCTCATCACGCTGGCCGTCGCGACACGAATGACACGAACGTGTTTCTCGGCAAGGTGCGGCGTGCAATCGACGCATCGGCACCGTTTCAGGTTTCAACTGACGGATTGAGCAACTACCGGTACGGCGTGCCCTTTGCATTGGGATCGAATGCCAACTTCGGAATGCTCATCAAGAAGTATGCGGCGCAGCAACAGGAAACCCGATACAGCCCAGCGGCAATAATAGGTGCTGAGAAGAAATCCGTGTTCGGTAGCCCCGATCCTGATTCGATCTGCACTAGCCATATTGAAACGCTGAACCAAAAGATCCGTATGCACTTGCGACGGTTTACACGCTTGACCGCTGGGCACAGCAAGAGCGTTGAGCATCACGTTGCAATGCAGAACATTTTCTTTGCGTGGTACAACTGGTGCCGAAAGCATCACACGTTGCGTCAAACGCCAGCGATGGAATGCGGGATCGCAATGACGAAGTGGAGCATTCGCGAGCTACTGGAATCGTCAGCAACTTGCTAG
- a CDS encoding IS3 family transposase translates to MSQRRACRVLDQPRSSQRFEGKPKDEDERLTKRILHFVRERPRWGYRRICQLLRRDGETINRKKMYRLWRASGLKVPQKRRKKRATGVRGNACDVQAAGFVHDVWSWDFVQSSTLDGRTIRFLNIVDEYTRQCLTIKVGRSITSEDAIDTLAELFAMHGVPKRLRCDNGPEFISTAIKQWLAKIGVEILYIEPGSPWQNGVCESFNSRLRDEYLHQTDLINEDDTRMKARAWREDFNTQRPHSSLGYLTPSEFAHRSAASVRPTASLQQHCESPTPVS, encoded by the coding sequence GTGTCGCAACGACGTGCCTGCCGCGTGCTCGACCAACCGCGATCGAGCCAGCGATTTGAGGGGAAACCCAAAGACGAAGACGAGCGACTGACGAAGCGAATTCTTCACTTTGTTCGCGAGCGTCCTCGCTGGGGGTATCGACGTATCTGCCAACTTCTTCGCCGCGACGGTGAGACTATTAACAGGAAAAAAATGTATCGGCTTTGGAGAGCATCGGGGCTGAAGGTGCCACAAAAGCGTCGCAAAAAGCGTGCTACTGGCGTCCGAGGCAATGCATGCGACGTTCAAGCGGCAGGTTTTGTTCACGATGTTTGGAGCTGGGATTTCGTGCAATCGTCGACACTTGATGGACGAACGATTCGCTTCTTGAACATCGTCGATGAGTACACGCGGCAATGCCTGACGATCAAGGTCGGCCGCAGTATCACGAGCGAAGATGCGATCGACACGCTGGCTGAGCTGTTTGCAATGCACGGCGTTCCGAAACGACTTCGTTGCGATAACGGCCCCGAGTTCATCTCGACAGCGATCAAGCAATGGCTGGCAAAGATTGGCGTTGAGATCCTTTACATCGAACCTGGCTCGCCATGGCAGAACGGTGTCTGCGAGAGTTTCAACAGCCGGCTTCGTGACGAGTATCTGCATCAAACGGATTTGATCAATGAAGACGACACACGGATGAAAGCACGAGCTTGGCGGGAGGACTTCAACACCCAGCGCCCGCACAGTTCGCTTGGCTATCTAACCCCATCAGAGTTCGCGCATCGCAGTGCTGCTTCCGTTCGGCCTACGGCCTCACTCCAGCAGCACTGCGAATCACCCACCCCTGTTTCCTAA
- a CDS encoding transposase gives MSKKRRRHSPEQIIKKLRDADAMLAADKSVGEVLQALEVSEATLSRWRSQYGGMKSEEAKRLRALEEENNRLKKIVADQALDISMLKEITKGN, from the coding sequence ATGAGCAAGAAACGACGACGACATTCACCCGAACAGATCATCAAGAAGCTGCGTGACGCGGATGCCATGCTTGCCGCCGACAAGAGCGTGGGTGAGGTTCTCCAAGCACTGGAAGTTAGCGAGGCCACGCTGAGCCGCTGGCGGAGCCAGTATGGCGGCATGAAGAGCGAAGAGGCCAAGCGTCTTAGGGCACTTGAGGAGGAGAACAACCGACTCAAGAAGATTGTGGCCGACCAAGCTTTGGATATTTCGATGCTGAAGGAAATCACCAAGGGAAACTGA